One window of the Branchiostoma lanceolatum isolate klBraLanc5 chromosome 3, klBraLanc5.hap2, whole genome shotgun sequence genome contains the following:
- the LOC136429398 gene encoding potassium voltage-gated channel protein Shal-like yields the protein MAGLSFFEYPDIQDDEKGNRDTVLPEKQRLLQRRRSISTSLTKRLLSFSVHGGRVNSIRRVVFNVSGTRFVAWEDQLDRFPHTLLGSPSHRQVYYDADNKEYKFDRCPKVFKHILMYYRTGVLHLSDDVCLSTFREDLEFFRISLDESLGTEMFDQDFDYIGESDCDEDLREDPNTETRRLIRRKCSISHRQSVHAGGGPPCSVRRLVLNVSGTRFVVWEDQLDKFPRTLLGSAVHRRVFYNRKTDEYKFDRCPKVFKHILMYYNTGVLHFSNEVCLRTFIDDVDFFGICPDQSLCSCCYDRFVDEKHNLPCPVVDDDISSSNASLSQSPSSDRRKMWKVLRDLSSSVYGHAFSLVVGFFITVAVITNVIETVSCGSRHKVSCGEEYPWIFECIDTTCVIIFTIEFSLLFFSAPNKWDFFKNFMTLVDLMAILPFYLSLVTGKNDSITPLFRSFRGFRILRLGASTQRLKLLLLTLRECISQLMDILFAMLLFVIVGATLMFYVENSTNDGFSSIPDVFWYVIVTMMSVGYGDAVPHTTIGMVLGGLCSIFGVILVAIPLTIIGTTFSRVYKRSQVRQN from the exons ATGGCCGGACTGTCTTTCTTTGAATATCCTGATATCCAAGATGACGAGAAGGGGAACCGTGACACAGTGTTACCGGAAAAGCAGCGTTTGCTTCAGAGACGAAGGTCAATCTCAACATCACTGACAAAGCGTCTGCTGTCCTTCAGCGTCCATGGAGGGCGAGTGAATTCAATCCGCCGGGTGGTGTTCAACGTGAGCGGGACCAGGTTCGTCGCGTGGGAAGACCAGCTCGACAGGTTCCCACACACTTTACTCGGATCACCCAGCCATCGGCAAGTCTACTACGACGCCGATAACAAGGAGTACAAGTTTGACCGCTGTCCTAAGGTCTTCAAGCACATCCTTATGTATTATCGTACAGGAGTCCTGCATTTGTCGGATGATGTTTGCCTTTCCACCTTCAGAGAGGACTTGGAGTTTTTCAGGATATCTCTGGATGAGAGCCTCG GTACAGAGATGTTCGACCAAGACTTTGACTATATCGGAGAATCGGACTGTGACGAAGACTTGAGGGAGGATCCAAATACGGAAACACGTCGTTTGATACGAAGGAAATGTTCCATATCCCACCGCCAGTCTGTCCACGCCGGCGGAGGGCCACCCTGTTCAGTCCGCAGACTGGTGCTCAACGTCAGCGGGACGAGGTTCGTAGTGTGGGAGGACCAACTGGACAAGTTTCCTCGGACTCTTCTTGGATCAGCCGTTCACCGGAGAGTTTTTTACAACAGGAAGACCGACGAATACAAGTTTGACCGCTGCCCCAAGGTTTTTAAGCATATTCTTATGTACTACAACACTGGCGTCTTGCATTTTTCGAATGAAGTTTGCCTTCGCACGTTCATAGACGACGTCGATTTCTTTGGGATATGCCCAGACCAAAGTCTTTGTAGCTGTTGCTATGATAGATTCGTGGACGAAAAGCACAATCTGCCGTGCCCAGTGGTGGACGATGATATTTCCTCGTCGAATGCCAGCCTTTCACAGTCACCATCGTCTGACAGACGAAAGATGTGGAAAGTGCTTCGCGACCTCTCATCGTCTGTTTACGGCCATGCCTTTAGCCTAGTTGTGGGTTTCTTCATTACTGTAGCTGTGATAACGAATGTCATAGAGACGGTTTCATGTGGATCTCGTCACAAAGTGTCCTGTGGAGAAGAGTACCCCTGGATCTTTGAATGTATCGACACCACTTGTGTCATAATCTTTACCATTGAATTTTCCCTTCTCTTCTTCTCGGCGCCAAACAAGTGGgactttttcaaaaatttcatgaCTTTGGTCGACCTGATGGCTATTTTGCCGTTTTACCTGAGCCTTGTCACAGGGAAAAACGACTCCATCACTCCCTTGTTCCGATCGTTCCGCGGATTCCGTATCCTCCGTCTCGGCGCGTCCACACAAAGGTTAAAGCTGCTGCTGCTCACCCTGAGGGAGTGCATCAGCCAGCTTATGGACATCCTGTTCGCCATGCTGCTGTTCGTTATTGTGGGCGCGACATTGATGTTCTACGTAGAAAACTCCACGAATGACGGTTTTTCCAGCATACCTGACGTTTTCTGGTATGTGATTGTCACTATGATGTCGGTGGGATACGGGGATGCCGTGCCGCACACTACGATAGGCATGGTTCTGGGAGGTTTGTGTTCCATCTTTGGTGTGATCCTTGTTGCTATTCCTCTGACAATCATCGGGACTACGTTCAGCCGCGTGTACAAGAGATCACAGGTGAGGCAAAACTGA
- the LOC136429399 gene encoding orexin receptor type 2-like yields the protein MTPIALTQEEKEADVHGVRMGGEDTQLVSNITYNATTLEISLQAGSIGLFMVLATVANALVGASIYLNRSLHTISNMFIGNLATVDFMSGLLVFPFVLVAAINQSWWFGRWMCKINAFLTHVNSSTSLLTLACIAFDRYQKSPKINL from the exons ATGACACCGATCGCCCTGACCCAAGAGGAGAAGGAAG CTGACGTTCACGGCGTGAGGATGGGTGGAGAGGACACACAGCTGGTGTCCAACATCACCTACAACGCCACGACGTTAGAGATCTCTCTGCAG GCCGGTTCCATCGGGTTGTTCATGGTGCTGGCGACGGTAGCTAACGCGCTGGTGGGCGCCAGCATCTACCTGAACCGGAGCCTGCACACCATCTCCAATATGTTCATCGGCAACCTGGCCACCGTGGACTTCATGTCGGGACTCCTGGTGTTCCCCTTCGTCCTG GTTGCCGCTATCAACCAGAGCTGGTGGTTTGGCCGCTGGATGTGTAAGATCAACGCGTTCCTGACTCATGTCAACTCCTCCACCAGCCTCCTCACACTCGCCTGTATCGCCTTCGATAGATATCAG AAATCTCCGAAGATAAACCTCTAA